The Lycium barbarum isolate Lr01 chromosome 10, ASM1917538v2, whole genome shotgun sequence genome includes a region encoding these proteins:
- the LOC132612806 gene encoding uncharacterized protein LOC132612806, with translation MKNHENRPTGAAPLPEVNEVYAHYSRRGKGRGPGRGHDNSRGRENSRGRGGYNGQRRNYFPDVNHSSRKNHHQKGKKKDDRHEVPEARGSENKCYRCGGSGHWSRICRMTKHLVELYQASIKRKEKNPEANFISENQIDITHLDVADFFEHPERKIDHLIGDGFVVRDD, from the coding sequence ATGAAAAATCACGAGAATCGACCTACTGGCGCTGCACCactccctgaagtgaatgaggtgtaTGCCCACTACTCCAGGCGTGGAAAAGGTCGTGGCCCCGGTCGTGGTCATGATAATAGTCGTGGTCGTGAAAATAGTCGTGGTCGTGGTGGTTATAATggtcaaagaagaaattattttccTGATGTTAATCACTCTTCAAGGAAAAATCACCaccaaaaggggaaaaagaaggaTGATAGGCATGAAGTGCCAGAAGCGCGTGGCTCAGAAAACAAATGCTATCGATGTGGTGGAAGTGGACACTGGTCACGTATCTGTCGTATGACAAAACACTTGGTTGAGCTTTATCAGGCatcaattaaaagaaaagagaaaaatcccGAAGCTAATTTTATCTCTGAAAATCAAATTGACATCACACACTTGGATGTAGCAGATTTCTTTGAGCACCCTGAACGAAAGATAGATCACTTGATTGGTGATGGTTTTGTGGTTAGAGATGATTGa